In Providencia rettgeri, the following proteins share a genomic window:
- the ilvD gene encoding dihydroxy-acid dehydratase, which translates to MSNCGGCSSCNTHFNPSLQGDSGALKRALYKASGHTTEQLKRPVIAVVNSYTNATAGHVNLNELTENVLKGIDEGGGVGMVFGTIAPCDGIAEGHFGMRYVLASREVITASIECMMRAHRFDGMVLLGSCDKIVPAMLMAAARLDVPAILVNGGPMYPAEYKGKHWDGNIITEAIGWKKQGLIDEAEFEHIENIAEPGPGSCTMYGTANTMCCIAEAMGMSLSGGSTLPAVSKERRLIAIESGKKIVSLVLKDITARQIINKKSIHNAMAYLLATGGSTNAILHLQAIHYEAGLGHLPLKSFDELSYKVPLVSALYPASEHDMIDYWEAGGVPAVEHEISSILFSDTMTVDGEEKGALLARNVKTTRPEVIKTLRDPVRKESGIAVLTGNLSPLGCVVKPAAVPENLMFFEGKAITFNSEKESVDAIMNGQVKPGSVLVLRYEGPKGGPGMPEMYLPMKLLEGMNLSDSCALITDGRFSGSNRGLFVGHMSPEAVEGGIIGLIEDGDSIVIDIPNRQISLKVSDEILDSRKQNWTPIRKEVPRGFLRLYRKSTSSAALGAIFIDDEDL; encoded by the coding sequence ATGAGTAATTGTGGAGGGTGTTCTTCTTGTAATACACACTTTAACCCGAGTTTACAAGGAGACAGTGGGGCTTTAAAACGAGCTTTATATAAAGCAAGTGGCCACACGACAGAACAATTAAAACGCCCAGTTATTGCGGTAGTTAATAGCTACACTAATGCAACTGCGGGTCACGTTAATCTAAATGAACTTACCGAAAATGTATTAAAAGGGATCGATGAAGGAGGCGGTGTCGGTATGGTTTTCGGTACTATCGCGCCTTGTGATGGTATTGCGGAAGGTCATTTTGGTATGCGTTATGTCTTAGCATCCCGTGAAGTTATCACCGCTTCTATTGAATGCATGATGAGGGCGCATCGATTTGATGGAATGGTGCTACTCGGTTCTTGTGACAAGATAGTTCCAGCTATGCTAATGGCCGCAGCGCGTTTAGATGTCCCTGCGATCCTTGTTAATGGTGGACCAATGTATCCAGCTGAATATAAAGGAAAACATTGGGACGGAAACATAATAACGGAAGCAATTGGATGGAAAAAACAAGGGTTAATCGATGAGGCCGAATTTGAACATATAGAAAATATCGCAGAGCCTGGGCCAGGTTCATGCACAATGTATGGTACAGCGAATACGATGTGCTGTATTGCAGAAGCGATGGGGATGTCTTTATCTGGTGGTAGCACGTTGCCTGCGGTATCGAAGGAGCGTAGGTTGATTGCTATTGAGTCAGGAAAAAAGATAGTTTCTTTAGTACTGAAAGATATCACCGCACGTCAAATTATTAATAAGAAATCTATACATAATGCAATGGCTTACCTACTGGCAACAGGCGGGTCAACGAATGCCATTCTTCACTTACAAGCGATTCATTATGAAGCAGGACTAGGGCACTTGCCTTTAAAATCATTTGATGAATTGAGTTATAAAGTTCCTCTAGTATCTGCTTTATATCCCGCATCAGAGCACGACATGATTGATTATTGGGAAGCAGGTGGCGTTCCTGCCGTCGAGCATGAAATTTCATCTATTTTATTTTCAGACACAATGACTGTTGATGGTGAAGAAAAAGGTGCTTTGTTAGCCAGAAATGTGAAGACAACACGCCCAGAAGTCATAAAAACCTTGCGTGATCCTGTTCGCAAAGAGTCAGGAATTGCGGTTCTGACAGGTAATTTGTCGCCTCTAGGTTGTGTGGTTAAACCTGCCGCGGTTCCTGAAAACCTGATGTTTTTTGAAGGCAAAGCAATCACCTTTAATAGTGAGAAAGAATCTGTTGATGCAATTATGAATGGTCAAGTAAAACCTGGTAGCGTTCTTGTCCTACGTTATGAGGGGCCAAAAGGAGGGCCGGGCATGCCTGAAATGTACCTACCGATGAAATTACTCGAAGGTATGAATTTATCAGACAGTTGTGCACTCATTACAGATGGAAGATTCTCTGGCTCTAATCGAGGTTTATTTGTTGGCCATATGTCTCCTGAGGCTGTAGAAGGAGGGATTATTGGTTTAATTGAAGATGGTGACTCTATAGTTATAGATATTCCTAATCGACAAATATCACTAAAAGTATCAGATGAAATTTTAGATTCTAGAAAGCAAAATTGGACTCCAATTCGAAAAGAAGTTCCCCGTGGTTTTTTACGTTTATATCGAAAAAGTACTTCTTCAGCAGCTCTTGGCGCTATATTTATTGATGATGAGGATCTGTAA
- a CDS encoding SMP-30/gluconolactonase/LRE family protein: MSKSIFAFDTKIIKSPQAELGESPIWCYHTNSLLWVDIKKGKLFRFYPNLSDAVEVQNIPTLTSAVLPTNIKDLFVLINIDGIYVLNYKTRELSVYFEFKFNNKKIRTNECQVSPDGNIFISVMDKNANNPIGVIYEFNAERKELNCIHSNLLIPNTMQWFGGGFWFADSGRKVFYRKDLNTKAIKEYPVNYIADGSALTKEGILINACWGDKCLALYDLNNSMQLIGRIIVDSSQPTSCLFSGIDYSTLYVTSAYDGLEKITINDGMVTSIKTNFIGQPSNTFVL; encoded by the coding sequence ATGTCAAAAAGTATTTTTGCATTTGATACTAAAATTATAAAAAGCCCCCAAGCTGAATTGGGTGAGTCACCAATTTGGTGTTATCACACGAATTCACTACTTTGGGTTGATATTAAAAAAGGGAAATTGTTTAGGTTTTACCCTAATTTAAGTGATGCTGTAGAAGTACAGAATATTCCAACGTTAACAAGTGCTGTTTTACCTACAAATATAAAAGACCTATTTGTTTTGATTAATATCGATGGAATTTATGTCTTAAACTATAAGACAAGAGAGTTGAGTGTTTACTTTGAATTTAAATTTAATAATAAAAAAATAAGAACAAATGAATGCCAAGTCTCACCTGATGGAAATATTTTTATCAGTGTAATGGATAAAAATGCGAATAATCCTATTGGTGTGATTTATGAGTTCAATGCTGAAAGAAAGGAATTGAACTGTATTCATTCTAATTTACTAATCCCGAATACCATGCAGTGGTTTGGCGGTGGGTTTTGGTTTGCAGACTCAGGACGTAAAGTTTTTTATCGAAAAGATTTAAATACAAAAGCGATTAAAGAGTATCCAGTTAATTATATTGCAGATGGTTCAGCTCTAACCAAAGAGGGTATTTTAATTAATGCTTGCTGGGGAGATAAATGTCTCGCTTTATACGACCTGAATAATTCAATGCAATTAATAGGAAGAATAATAGTTGATTCCTCTCAACCAACAAGTTGCCTATTTTCAGGAATTGACTATTCAACTCTTTATGTAACTTCTGCTTATGACGGATTAGAAAAAATAACGATAAATGATGGAATGGTAACGTCCATTAAAACAAATTTTATTGGTCAACCTAGTAATACATTTGTACTGTAA
- a CDS encoding 2-dehydro-3-deoxy-6-phosphogalactonate aldolase has translation MKNGTEFKVNWSNNKYPFIAILRGLTVEHAIPVCRGLINKGIKYIEVPLNTDYAYEVIELLIKEFGNQAIIGAGTVLKTEQVQKIKDIGGEIIISPNLNEDVVRKTKDLQMISCPGVYTVTEAFNAIEYGADILKFYPADMITPKVLSAMLTVLPKTGLYFPVGGISADSNQLNAYIKSGANGFGIGGSLYKPTMSVEEVLKNADELIDAWNNR, from the coding sequence ATGAAAAATGGAACAGAGTTTAAGGTGAATTGGAGTAATAATAAATATCCATTTATTGCTATATTGAGAGGGTTAACGGTAGAACATGCAATTCCAGTTTGTCGTGGTTTGATTAATAAGGGGATAAAATATATAGAAGTACCCTTAAATACTGATTATGCATATGAAGTTATTGAATTGTTAATTAAAGAGTTTGGTAACCAAGCAATTATTGGTGCAGGAACCGTTCTAAAAACAGAACAGGTTCAAAAAATCAAAGATATTGGTGGGGAAATTATTATATCGCCTAATTTGAATGAAGATGTTGTTCGAAAAACTAAAGATCTACAAATGATTAGTTGTCCTGGTGTTTACACAGTGACTGAAGCTTTTAATGCAATAGAATATGGTGCAGATATTTTAAAGTTTTATCCCGCAGATATGATCACTCCAAAAGTACTGAGTGCAATGTTAACTGTTCTGCCTAAAACAGGCTTATATTTTCCTGTTGGGGGGATTTCCGCGGATTCGAATCAATTAAACGCATATATAAAATCAGGAGCTAATGGATTCGGTATTGGTGGAAGCCTATATAAGCCAACGATGAGCGTTGAAGAAGTTTTGAAAAATGCAGATGAATTAATTGATGCATGGAATAATCGATAA
- a CDS encoding 2-dehydro-3-deoxygalactonokinase produces MYWIAVDWGTTNFRAFLMKKDEVIDEVIGTEGILSVTENQFDVVLHRNIEHWLTSKGHLPILLAGMVGSQKGWYEVPYQAVPITAKGLTESLKEITTYWGSKAWIVPGIQNLSQYALPDVMRGEETQLLGLVDSADTYAILPGTHSKHSVISHGEIKTFTSFMTGELYSLLIKSSMIGKGLPKQIDNEKYFLMGLEKSKKNIPFTHLIFSARTKQLNKEIPAEYVGSYLSGILIGIELNNVECENKIWVITNESLGEKYIVAGKYFGLNMEYVSGNECFLKGAYKLINQLGN; encoded by the coding sequence GTGTATTGGATCGCGGTTGATTGGGGTACTACAAATTTTCGTGCCTTTTTAATGAAAAAAGATGAAGTCATTGATGAGGTTATTGGAACCGAAGGGATTTTATCTGTTACTGAAAATCAATTTGATGTTGTTTTACACCGTAATATTGAGCATTGGCTGACATCGAAAGGGCACCTTCCTATTTTATTAGCTGGAATGGTTGGTTCCCAAAAAGGGTGGTATGAAGTTCCATATCAAGCAGTACCAATAACCGCAAAGGGATTAACTGAGTCACTGAAAGAAATAACCACATACTGGGGTAGTAAAGCGTGGATTGTTCCAGGTATTCAAAATCTAAGCCAGTATGCATTACCAGATGTTATGCGTGGAGAAGAAACCCAATTACTAGGATTAGTAGACAGTGCGGATACTTATGCAATTTTGCCTGGCACACATAGTAAGCACAGCGTTATTTCTCATGGTGAAATTAAAACCTTTACTAGCTTTATGACGGGAGAACTCTACTCCTTATTAATAAAATCATCAATGATTGGTAAAGGATTACCAAAACAGATTGATAATGAAAAATATTTCTTAATGGGACTCGAAAAGTCAAAGAAAAATATCCCATTTACACATTTAATTTTTTCTGCCAGAACGAAACAATTAAATAAAGAAATACCTGCTGAGTATGTTGGTAGTTACTTGTCGGGGATTTTAATTGGAATCGAATTAAATAATGTTGAGTGTGAAAACAAAATATGGGTTATTACAAATGAGTCATTAGGTGAAAAATATATTGTCGCAGGAAAATACTTTGGACTAAATATGGAGTATGTGTCTGGTAATGAGTGCTTTCTAAAAGGTGCTTACAAATTAATTAATCAATTAGGTAATTAA
- a CDS encoding FadR/GntR family transcriptional regulator yields the protein MAEPQQTLAQSIMQQIGMQIILGHYKDNMLPGENELAQQFSASRTSIRNALQQLSSKGLISIQPKKRSVINPRDEWNFLDFDLLKWVGKAGVSPELFKQLVVLRLMFEPNASALAASFATGADLADLEKAWFLMQKGHEQDSLALFEQGDIDFHYALLKACHNPFLFSIGNAIQEALILSFKHTQEKSARETTESVKMHKLLFDAIRLKDSHNAKKLMKEIILTAATRHFPNLDQEKYLDILDH from the coding sequence ATGGCCGAGCCTCAGCAAACATTAGCTCAATCGATCATGCAACAAATCGGGATGCAAATTATTCTTGGGCATTATAAAGACAATATGCTGCCTGGTGAAAATGAGCTCGCACAACAATTTTCTGCGTCAAGAACGTCAATTCGCAATGCACTACAGCAACTTTCTAGTAAAGGGCTTATCTCTATTCAACCAAAGAAAAGAAGTGTTATTAATCCAAGAGATGAATGGAATTTTCTTGATTTCGACCTACTTAAATGGGTTGGCAAAGCAGGAGTTTCTCCTGAACTATTCAAACAGCTCGTTGTATTAAGACTCATGTTTGAACCTAATGCTTCTGCACTCGCCGCCAGCTTTGCTACAGGGGCAGATTTAGCAGACTTAGAGAAAGCCTGGTTTTTAATGCAAAAAGGCCATGAACAAGATTCTTTGGCTTTATTTGAACAAGGTGATATTGACTTCCACTACGCATTACTCAAAGCATGTCATAACCCTTTTTTATTCTCAATTGGGAATGCTATTCAAGAAGCACTCATTTTATCGTTTAAACATACGCAAGAAAAAAGTGCGAGAGAAACAACCGAGTCAGTTAAAATGCATAAATTATTGTTTGATGCGATCCGCTTAAAAGACAGCCATAACGCAAAAAAACTGATGAAAGAAATTATTTTAACTGCTGCGACTCGTCATTTTCCAAATTTAGATCAAGAAAAATATTTAGATATTTTAGATCACTAA
- a CDS encoding HdeD family acid-resistance protein, with product MLNIDREKLAKLAGEEFKKQRTFLMILSILLLAGGLFCIINPMISGIAVSTVLGVLLIIGGVGAIVSILSTVIYTGWSRLFGFIIGLIYIIVGYSFIKDPLKSLVALAILVAALFIVGGVIRLYVGFQKISSASGWLQIIIGLLDFFIAYLLIGNGPITSITLLTTLIGIEMVFSSFSLFALLSVFKSISKNN from the coding sequence ATGCTTAATATTGATCGTGAGAAACTCGCCAAACTTGCGGGAGAAGAGTTTAAAAAACAACGCACCTTTCTAATGATCTTATCCATTTTACTGTTAGCGGGTGGGCTTTTTTGTATCATCAACCCGATGATCTCCGGTATTGCCGTCAGTACAGTACTGGGCGTACTCCTGATTATTGGAGGTGTTGGTGCAATAGTCAGCATCTTAAGCACGGTGATTTATACTGGTTGGTCTCGGTTGTTTGGTTTTATTATTGGCCTTATTTATATTATTGTCGGCTACTCTTTCATTAAAGACCCATTAAAAAGTCTGGTCGCTTTGGCTATTTTAGTCGCAGCATTATTTATCGTGGGTGGAGTGATCCGGCTCTATGTCGGTTTCCAAAAAATTAGCTCAGCCAGTGGCTGGTTACAAATCATCATTGGGCTGCTAGATTTCTTTATTGCCTATTTACTCATCGGTAATGGCCCAATTACATCAATTACCTTACTGACAACCCTAATTGGGATCGAAATGGTGTTTAGTTCCTTTAGCTTATTCGCTTTACTCAGTGTATTTAAAAGCATTAGTAAGAATAACTAA